The Mesomycoplasma flocculare ATCC 27399 genome includes a window with the following:
- the thrS gene encoding threonine--tRNA ligase: MDLKIDYELNHSTSHLLALAIKTLFPDVKLGIGPVYDDGFYYDFDLQRSISNADFPKIEKLMKKLVSKNLKIIETDGTNIDFKQQIYKQKLKNELEKKGEKISYYSIVSGNNNILFEDLCAGKHLKFLSKIQNFKLLKVSGAYWKGDSKNKQLTRIYGTSWKSKEELEKFLTILQERQERDHRKIGNKLKLFTFSPYFGPGFPVWLENGMKIHNKIRQKILQFDRKYGFKEVLTPHFGHKQLYEISGHLSHYREDIFPVLHVENEELIPRPMTCPHHIILFSQNLFSYKNLPYRISEQSRLYRYEKSGALSGLERVRAMDLTEGHIFVSKRQIFTEIQHLFKMITEVLDFFNIKIFYISFSKRDPENKEKFFEDDKMWNQAESDLKQFLDKNRVEYIEKIGEAAFYGPKIDFQIKTALNKEVTISTLQLDFLLPTKFGIYFINEYNKKETPILIHRGLIGTYERFVAILLEQTKGNLPFWLSPKQVIVIPIGEKHNDFAQKVHKIIFDLGFYSEVDLRSERISRKIRDANLQKINYQIIIGDAEIEKEEITYRKFASPALYKTSLASFIDLLRNDEKNV, from the coding sequence ATGGACTTAAAAATTGACTATGAATTAAATCATTCAACTTCCCATCTTTTAGCGCTTGCAATAAAAACACTTTTTCCTGATGTAAAATTAGGAATTGGTCCTGTTTATGATGATGGTTTTTATTATGATTTTGACCTTCAGCGTTCAATTTCCAATGCAGATTTTCCAAAAATTGAGAAATTAATGAAAAAATTAGTCTCTAAAAATTTAAAAATCATTGAAACAGATGGAACAAATATAGATTTTAAACAGCAAATTTACAAACAAAAACTAAAAAATGAGCTTGAAAAAAAAGGTGAAAAAATCAGCTATTATTCAATAGTTAGTGGTAATAATAATATTCTTTTTGAGGATCTGTGTGCCGGAAAACATCTTAAATTTTTAAGCAAAATTCAAAATTTTAAACTTTTAAAAGTGTCTGGCGCTTATTGAAAAGGAGATTCTAAAAACAAACAACTGACCCGAATTTATGGAACAAGCTGGAAATCAAAAGAAGAACTAGAAAAATTTTTAACAATTTTGCAAGAAAGACAAGAAAGAGATCATCGCAAAATTGGAAATAAATTAAAACTTTTTACTTTTAGCCCCTATTTTGGCCCTGGTTTTCCGGTTTGACTAGAAAATGGAATGAAGATTCACAATAAAATACGTCAAAAAATTCTTCAATTTGACCGCAAATATGGTTTTAAAGAAGTTCTGACTCCCCATTTTGGCCATAAACAATTATATGAAATTTCTGGTCATTTATCACATTATCGCGAAGATATATTTCCCGTTTTGCATGTTGAAAACGAAGAGCTGATTCCCCGGCCAATGACATGTCCGCATCATATTATCTTGTTTTCCCAAAATCTTTTTAGTTATAAAAATTTGCCTTATAGAATTTCTGAACAATCAAGGTTGTATCGTTATGAAAAATCAGGAGCACTTTCCGGTCTTGAGCGAGTGCGCGCGATGGATTTGACAGAAGGTCATATTTTTGTTAGCAAAAGGCAAATTTTTACTGAAATTCAGCATCTTTTTAAAATGATTACGGAAGTGCTTGATTTTTTTAATATTAAAATTTTTTATATTTCATTTTCAAAAAGAGATCCCGAAAATAAGGAAAAATTTTTTGAAGATGATAAAATGTGAAATCAAGCCGAATCTGATTTGAAACAATTTTTAGATAAGAACAGAGTTGAATATATTGAAAAAATCGGTGAAGCTGCTTTTTATGGTCCAAAAATTGATTTTCAAATAAAAACTGCGCTAAATAAGGAAGTCACAATTTCCACTTTGCAATTAGATTTTCTTTTGCCCACAAAATTTGGAATTTATTTTATAAACGAATATAACAAAAAAGAAACTCCAATTTTAATTCATCGGGGACTAATTGGCACCTACGAACGATTTGTTGCCATTTTATTAGAACAAACTAAAGGAAATTTACCTTTTTGATTATCGCCAAAACAAGTTATTGTTATTCCTATAGGTGAAAAACATAATGATTTTGCTCAAAAAGTGCATAAAATTATTTTTGATCTTGGCTTTTATTCAGAAGTGGATTTGCGCTCTGAACGAATTTCTCGCAAAATTCGGGACGCAAATTTGCAAAAAATAAACTACCAAATTATAATTGGTGATGCGGAAATTGAAAAAGAGGAAATTACGTATCGGAAATTTGCCTCGCCTGCTTTGTATAAAACATCGTTAGCAAGTTTTATTGATTTGTTAAGAAATGACGAAAAAAATGTATAA